A region of Streptomyces deccanensis DNA encodes the following proteins:
- a CDS encoding ArsR family transcriptional regulator, protein MGWWQVNADTLAGSRFVVSPLAETFASLKMLHAGTGTHPGEQAWLRAHLPAYRAALAGDPLTALLIRAGLGQEWIADFLTPAPREGETFAAEIARVRGADPAAARAHLALSLRGPLPAALHRDDLPGRAADLLTHVWEETVRPYWERRRRVLEADVLARTARLGQGGWAAVLDAMRPGMRWLGENRLQVNLHEYPPREISGARLVFVPVTPQRTGWVAWEERERYAVVYPCSGTLATPGTTATTGTTGTTGRGPVVSTVAGAPLIPAVRSTPAVPATPATPATPAVPAALGPLLGEARARVLGLLESPMSTTQLCALTGQGLGSVGRHLKVLLDAGLVRRGRAGRSVLYARTAAGEVLLQAGRGA, encoded by the coding sequence TTGGGCTGGTGGCAGGTCAACGCCGATACCCTCGCCGGCAGCCGGTTCGTCGTCTCGCCGCTCGCGGAGACGTTCGCGAGCCTGAAGATGCTGCACGCCGGGACGGGCACGCACCCCGGGGAGCAGGCGTGGCTGCGGGCCCATCTCCCGGCGTACCGGGCCGCGTTGGCCGGTGACCCGCTCACCGCCCTGCTGATCCGCGCCGGGCTCGGGCAGGAGTGGATCGCCGACTTCCTCACGCCCGCGCCGCGCGAGGGGGAGACCTTCGCCGCCGAGATCGCCCGGGTCCGGGGCGCCGACCCGGCCGCCGCCCGCGCCCACCTCGCCCTCTCCCTGCGCGGCCCTCTGCCCGCCGCCCTGCACCGGGACGACCTGCCCGGCCGCGCGGCCGACCTGCTGACCCATGTGTGGGAGGAGACCGTACGGCCGTACTGGGAGCGGCGGCGGCGCGTGCTGGAGGCCGATGTGCTCGCCAGGACCGCGCGGTTGGGGCAGGGCGGCTGGGCGGCGGTGCTGGACGCGATGCGGCCGGGGATGCGGTGGCTCGGCGAGAACCGGCTCCAGGTCAATCTGCACGAGTACCCGCCGCGGGAGATCTCCGGGGCGCGGCTGGTCTTCGTGCCGGTCACGCCGCAGCGCACGGGCTGGGTGGCGTGGGAGGAGCGCGAACGGTACGCCGTCGTCTACCCCTGCTCGGGCACCCTCGCCACCCCGGGCACCACCGCCACCACCGGCACCACCGGCACCACCGGCAGGGGTCCCGTCGTCAGCACCGTCGCCGGCGCCCCCTTGATCCCTGCCGTCCGCTCCACCCCCGCCGTCCCCGCCACTCCCGCCACCCCCGCCACCCCCGCCGTCCCCGCTGCCCTCGGTCCCCTCCTTGGTGAGGCTCGGGCTCGGGTTCTTGGGCTTCTTGAGTCGCCCATGAGCACCACCCAGCTGTGTGCCCTGACCGGGCAGGGGCTCGGGTCCGTCGGGCGTCATCTGAAGGTGTTGCTGGACGCCGGTCTCGTGCGGCGCGGGCGGGCCGGGCGTTCGGTGCTGTACGCGCGGACGGCGGCCGGAGAGGTGCTGCTCCAGGCCGGTCGGGGGGCGTGA
- a CDS encoding glutathione peroxidase, whose translation MTTDNATPSVLDVQIDALKGGPADLAQYAGQAVLVVNVASKCGLTPQYTGLEALQARYAAQGFTVLGVPCNQFLGQEPGSAEEIAEFCSATYGVTFPMTEKVEVNGEGRHALYERLVAHADAEGHSGDIRWNFEKFLIGRDGSVVARFSPQTEPESAELVAAVEKAIG comes from the coding sequence ATGACTACTGACAACGCCACCCCCTCCGTCCTGGACGTGCAGATCGACGCCCTCAAGGGCGGCCCCGCGGACCTCGCCCAGTACGCCGGTCAGGCCGTCCTCGTCGTGAACGTGGCCTCCAAGTGCGGCCTCACCCCCCAGTACACGGGCCTCGAAGCGCTCCAGGCCCGCTACGCCGCGCAGGGCTTCACCGTGCTGGGCGTGCCGTGCAACCAGTTCCTCGGGCAGGAGCCCGGCTCCGCCGAGGAGATCGCGGAGTTCTGCTCGGCGACGTACGGCGTCACCTTCCCGATGACCGAGAAGGTCGAGGTCAACGGAGAGGGCAGGCACGCCCTGTACGAGCGGCTCGTGGCCCACGCGGACGCCGAGGGCCACAGCGGCGACATCCGCTGGAACTTCGAGAAGTTCCTGATCGGCCGCGACGGCTCGGTCGTCGCGCGCTTCTCGCCGCAGACCGAGCCCGAGTCGGCGGAGCTGGTCGCCGCCGTGGAGAAGGCCATCGGCTGA
- a CDS encoding MerR family transcriptional regulator — protein MDDLLTIGVFAARARLSAKALRLYDRLELLPPAYVDEVNGYRYYRADQVERARLVALLRQLDMPLARIAEIVDLVERDGSRAAERLAAYWAGAEERFASQRTLVAYLRGRLSGTESGMAETYGTFAIETVDTAPQVLLTQSRHTLADELPAWIGASLGRLEEGAAACGGVAGAPFVVYHSEVSMESDGPAESCVPVADEGAARAWAAEHGRAWETRVRVEPATRLVYTRISKAQVAHPQILAAFEAVERWIAGRGLRVTGPCREIYFADWEAAGPEDPVCDVAFPVAS, from the coding sequence ATGGACGATCTGCTCACCATCGGCGTCTTCGCCGCCCGCGCGCGGCTGTCGGCGAAGGCACTGCGGCTGTACGACCGGCTGGAGCTGCTCCCGCCGGCGTACGTCGACGAGGTGAACGGCTACCGGTACTACCGGGCCGACCAGGTCGAACGTGCCCGACTGGTGGCCCTGCTGCGGCAGCTCGACATGCCACTCGCGCGGATCGCCGAGATCGTGGACCTCGTCGAGCGCGACGGCAGCCGGGCGGCCGAGCGGTTGGCCGCGTACTGGGCCGGGGCCGAGGAGCGGTTCGCGTCCCAGCGGACCCTGGTCGCCTACCTCCGTGGACGGTTGTCGGGAACGGAGTCAGGCATGGCGGAGACGTACGGAACGTTCGCGATCGAAACGGTCGACACGGCACCCCAGGTGCTGCTGACCCAGTCACGGCACACCCTCGCGGACGAGCTGCCCGCGTGGATCGGGGCGTCGCTCGGACGGCTGGAGGAGGGCGCGGCGGCCTGTGGCGGTGTCGCCGGGGCACCGTTCGTCGTCTACCACTCCGAGGTGTCGATGGAGAGCGACGGGCCCGCGGAGTCGTGCGTGCCGGTGGCCGACGAGGGTGCCGCGCGGGCCTGGGCCGCCGAACACGGGCGGGCCTGGGAGACCAGGGTGCGCGTGGAGCCCGCGACGCGGCTCGTCTACACCCGGATCAGCAAGGCCCAGGTGGCCCATCCGCAGATCCTCGCGGCGTTCGAGGCGGTCGAGCGGTGGATCGCCGGGCGGGGGCTGCGGGTCACCGGCCCGTGCCGCGAGATCTATTTCGCGGACTGGGAGGCGGCGGGTCCCGAGGACCCGGTGTGCGACGTGGCGTTCCCGGTCG